One part of the Girardinichthys multiradiatus isolate DD_20200921_A chromosome 10, DD_fGirMul_XY1, whole genome shotgun sequence genome encodes these proteins:
- the LOC124875348 gene encoding NHL repeat-containing protein 3-like: MSLKKRSQWCLVVSGTVSLILLMTVLYSSNRGQRRSSSSLRHDYQLMGRPLYKLDLSWPKNPEIFTGDVFCVAVNQYAAVVYVGQRGSNVPKVLVFTTEGDFLMSWNTTTLEMPHGMFLADAASKDPTVWITDVGDGPYGHCIKQYSPSGMLLQVLGTPGKAGSGLDPLQFDQPAEIFVHESGEMYIVDGDGGMNNRLIKLSKNQQVLWMHAEKGQSLAQFYIPHSVTVDSAQRVWVADRGNKRIQVFNSITGDWLGTWGSCFTEDAPYSVRLTPDKKYFVVVQLNTNQITLLDAPPVGLIGQCKVVSVIQLAEDVKPHLVDLDLKAGALYVAEIEAQQAQKFTPFSLGGNLL, encoded by the exons ATGTCTTTAAAGAAGAGAAGCCAGTGGTGTCTGGTAGTTTCAGGCACGGTGTCATTAATCCTGCTTATGACGGTGCTGTACAGCAGCAACCGGGGGCAGCGCCGGAGCAGCTCCAGCCTCAGACATGACTACCAGCTGATGGGCAGACCCCTGTACAAACTGGACCTGAGCTGGCCGAAGAACCCTGAGATCTTCACTGGAGATGTGTTCTGTGTGGCTGTCAACCAGTATGCTGCTGTGGTGTACGTTGGTCAGAGAG GGTCTAATGTCCCCAAGGTGCTGGTGTTCACCACAGAAGGAGATTTCCTCATGTCCTGGAACACAACCACCCTGGAGATGCCTCATGGAATGTTCTTAGCAGATGCAGCTTCCAAAGATCCCACCGTGTGGATCACAGATGTGGGGGATGGTCCTTATGGCCATTGTATCAAACAGTACTCACCATCAGGAATGCTTTTGCAG GTGCTTGGTACTCCAGGTAAAGCAGGTTCTGGATTGGACCCTCTGCAGTTTGACCAGCCAGCTGAGATTTTTGTCCATGAATCTGGGGAAATGTATATTGTGGACGGTGATGGAGGCATGAACAACCGCCTCATCAAGCTGTCTAAAAACCAGCAGGTATTGTGGATGCATGCAGAGAAAGGACAAAGCCTGGCTCAGTTCTACATACCTCACAGTGTGACGGTGGACAGTGCCCAAAGAGTGTGGGTGGCTGACAGGGGCAACAAAAGGATCCAGGTGTTTAACTCCATCACAGGGGACTGGCTGGGGACATGGGGAAGCTGCTTTACAGAGGACGCGCCCTACTCTGTCCGTCTGACCccagacaaaaaatattttgttgttgtgcagCTTAACACCAATCAGATTACGCTACTGGATGCGCCACCAGTTGGGCTAATAGGTCAGTGCAAAGTGGTAAGTGTCATCCAGCTGGCCGAAGACGTGAAGCCCCACCTGGTGGATCTGGATCTAAAGGCCGGAGCTTTGTATGTGGCTGAGATCGAAGCTCAACAGGCTCAGAAGTTCACTCCCTTTAGTCTGGGTGGAAACTTGCTTTAA